The genome window GGTATGCTCCAGAATACCAATCAGGACATTAGTCTCAGCCGTCCAGCCTGCGTGAAGTTCTACCGTATAAAATAGAATCAATCTCCTGGTGTTATTGGAAGTCAAAGGAGTTAAGCCATCACCGGCAGTCAGTTAAAGGCTGATGTGAAGGTGTTGGCTTGGCTCCTTTGCTTTGTCACGGAATTCTTTTCATGCAAAGAAATATTTATTTTTACGACAAGAAATATTTTTCTTCATGAAAAGAAATATTTTTCTTCACGTAAATAATTCACAAGTGTGGGGCAGGGCAAGTCTTTCCCATTCGTTGAAAAGACGTTTGGAGGCGGTGTTTTCAGAAAGAAAGAAGTGTATTGGACGGTGTGTTTGTGTCAAGATAATTGTCGGTACAGTGTGGAGATGCATGGTTTGTGCGCCCGTGAAGAATGTTAGTGGGCTGATACACGAACCATGCGCTCCTATACTTGCAGCAGCATTTGTTGCTGCGTGGGATAATATCGTTCTGTTTTATGTTGTTGTAAGACCAGGTCTACCTGTTCGGTTGCTGTTGTCAGAAGATTTCGTCCTCGTCCTCTTCCTCCTCAAAGCCAAATAGGGCAGGGTCGACAAAGGCATCTATCTGGCGGCGGTCCTTCTTTGTCGGACGACCAGTCCCACGTGCTCTGTCGACGAAGCCGCTGATACGGCTCATCTCCAGCAGTTCGTACTGTTTTGCATCGGTTACGTTCTCGTAGACTTCTGGGATGAGCTTTGCACCGACCCGCTGTTCAATGGTCTTGAGAACCTTGAACGAGTAGGTGACAGGCGGCTTCTTGACGCTCACTACTTCACCCGCCTTAATGGTGTGTGAAGGCTTTACGTTGATGCCTTTTATCGTGACACGACCGTTCTTGCAGGCGTCTGCAGCGAAGGAACGGGTCTTGAAGATGCGGGCAGCCCATAGCCATTTGTCAATTCTTGCAATGTCGTTCATCGTTTCATACTATGTTTAAAATTGCGTGATACTATTTCTTTCCGAGCTTGTTAAACTGATTCATCGTGATGTCAATGCCTGCAAGGGCAAAGCTCTTGATGATGTCCACGCCCAAGTCGATAGCCGGCTGAAGTTCTTTCATGTCTTCTTCAGAATAATGCCCCAGCACCCAGTCAACCTGTCCGCCACGTGGGTAGTCATTGCCGACACCCATTCGCAGTCGTGCATAGTTCTGTCCGATGAGTTGCTGGATATGCCCCAGTCCGTTGTGTCCGCCATTTGAGCCGCTTCCCTTTAGTCGGAAAGCACCTAACGGCAGGGCTACATCATCGGATATAACCAAGAGCCGGCTCTGGTCGATATTCTCCTTGTTGAGCCAGTAACGCACGGCATTTCCCGAGAGATTCATGAACGTAGTGGGCTTCAGAAGAATAATCTTGCGCCCCTTGACCGTCGTTTTAGCAATGAATCCGTAACGCTTGTCCTCAAAAACAATATTGGACGCTTTAGCGAAAGCGTCCAATACCATAAATCCTGTATTGTGTCTGGTTCCCTCGTACTCATGTCCGGGGTTGCCCAGTCCACAAATCAAATACTTGTCCAATTCTTTATCTGAATTAACTGGTTTCGTTATGATTACTCTGCCTCAGCAGCTGCGGCAGCCTGTGCAGCCTGGATAGAGTTACGTGTTGCCTTGATTGAGCAAACAACAACCTCTTTTGGAGTTATCAGCTCAAGACCCTCGAAGCTCAGCTCGCCAACCTTGATGCTCTTGCCAAGACCAAGCTCGGTAACGTTGATGTCGAGGTGCTCTGGAATCTGCTGGAAAGGAGCCTTTACGTTAATCTTACGGATAGACATGTTCATACGACCACCATCGCGGACACCCTGTGCCAAACCAACGAGCTTAACTGGTACACCCATAACGATTGGCTTCTGGTCGTTCACCTCATAGAAGTCTACGTGAAGCAGAGCATCTGTTACTGGGTGGAACTGAAGTTCCTTGAGAACTGCAGTGTGTCTCTCGCCATCGATAAGCAACTCTACAACGTAGATGTGTGGAGTGTAAACCAACTTGCGCAGCTCTGACATTGAAGCGGTGAATGACATTGCTACTGGCTTGCCGTCCTGCTGTGCCTCACCATAGAGGTTACATGGAACCAAGCCCTCCTTGCGGAGCTGCTTTGAAGCTTTCTTTCCAAGGTCTGTACGCTTCTGACCTGCTACTTTAATTTCCTTCATAATTTTGTGTTACTCTAAATTAATATGAACTTTAATTCGCCATCACACACTGAGAGATCAAGGAATTGGAAATCTAATGAATGTCACAACTTTCAATCCTCAATTTGCAAAAAGCGGTGCAAAGTTACTTCTTTTCAATGGAATGACCAAGTATTATCTAAAAAAACATAGAAAAAGACGGTATTGTTTGCATGTACGAAGGAAAATTCCTACATTTGCAAAATAAAGTATTCAATATGAAACACAATCTTTGAGAACAGACAATGATCAATAGGGAATTAATAAGAATTAAGATTGTCCAGTTAACCTATGCATACTATCAGAACGGTAACAGGAATATGGACAATGCTGAGAAGGAACTGCTTTTCAGCTTGGCGAAAGCGTATGATCTCTACAATTACCTCTTGGCGTTAATCGTATCTATTACGCAAGAGGAGCGTCATCGTGTGGAGATTGCTGCCAATCGTGCTACCCGTGAGGGGGCAGAGGCTCCTTCGGCTCGTTTTGCAAACAACAAGTTCGCTGTTCAGTTGGAGGAGAACAAGCAACTCAACCTTTTCATGGAATCACAGAAACGCCGTTGGGAAGATGACATGGAGGCTGTGCGTAAGCTCTGCGACCAGATAGAACAGAGCACTATCTATCAGGAATATATGGATAGTGATGATGATTCATACGAGGCAGACCGTGAGGTGTGGCGTAAGATTTACCGTACACTCATCCAGGAGAATCCTGATTTGGATGCTGTCTTGGAGGAGAAGAGTCTCTATTGGAATGATGATAAGGAGGTCGTTGATACTTTCGTCATCAAGACCATCAAGCGTTTTGATCCGGCTAACAAGGCTGATCAGGAGCTTCTTCCAGAGTATCGTGATGAAGAAGACCGTGACTTTGCGCTCAAGCTCTTCCGCTCTACAATCCTCAATGCTGACGACTACCAGCGTTATATGAGTGAGTCGAGCCGCAACTGGGACTTCT of Prevotella fusca JCM 17724 contains these proteins:
- the pth gene encoding aminoacyl-tRNA hydrolase translates to MDKYLICGLGNPGHEYEGTRHNTGFMVLDAFAKASNIVFEDKRYGFIAKTTVKGRKIILLKPTTFMNLSGNAVRYWLNKENIDQSRLLVISDDVALPLGAFRLKGSGSNGGHNGLGHIQQLIGQNYARLRMGVGNDYPRGGQVDWVLGHYSEEDMKELQPAIDLGVDIIKSFALAGIDITMNQFNKLGKK
- a CDS encoding RNA-binding S4 domain-containing protein, whose protein sequence is MNDIARIDKWLWAARIFKTRSFAADACKNGRVTIKGINVKPSHTIKAGEVVSVKKPPVTYSFKVLKTIEQRVGAKLIPEVYENVTDAKQYELLEMSRISGFVDRARGTGRPTKKDRRQIDAFVDPALFGFEEEEDEDEIF
- the nusB gene encoding transcription antitermination factor NusB, which gives rise to MINRELIRIKIVQLTYAYYQNGNRNMDNAEKELLFSLAKAYDLYNYLLALIVSITQEERHRVEIAANRATREGAEAPSARFANNKFAVQLEENKQLNLFMESQKRRWEDDMEAVRKLCDQIEQSTIYQEYMDSDDDSYEADREVWRKIYRTLIQENPDLDAVLEEKSLYWNDDKEVVDTFVIKTIKRFDPANKADQELLPEYRDEEDRDFALKLFRSTILNADDYQRYMSESSRNWDFSRLAYMDVVIMQIAIAEMLTFPNIPVTVTINEYVDLAKLYSTPRSGGYINGMLDTIARHLIQTGKMMKTMPEPRPRRPRNDCQDERALRREGRRPTIAQTSAQRVANRQQPETEQQ
- a CDS encoding 50S ribosomal protein L25/general stress protein Ctc, giving the protein MKEIKVAGQKRTDLGKKASKQLRKEGLVPCNLYGEAQQDGKPVAMSFTASMSELRKLVYTPHIYVVELLIDGERHTAVLKELQFHPVTDALLHVDFYEVNDQKPIVMGVPVKLVGLAQGVRDGGRMNMSIRKINVKAPFQQIPEHLDINVTELGLGKSIKVGELSFEGLELITPKEVVVCSIKATRNSIQAAQAAAAAEAE